In one Streptomyces sp. NBC_00597 genomic region, the following are encoded:
- a CDS encoding ATP-grasp domain-containing protein, whose protein sequence is MTEHNLLVVGGRIQTLRKAAALGIRFVLIQHKDQFVPEAARLAEAVLIADYTDWDVTRPLVEAAQQAYGFTRVASITEPGLVPAGRISDHLGLGNTSEEVAELLRDKHAMRRHLAASPSAEVRALSVAAAEVDGAEALTAFGAEHGYPFVLKPTDATASLGVVRIDGPEQAAEAWAGVEALRARTDLQWGSFFTIGRFIAEQYISGPEYSVESFSFAGRHIVLAVTEKLTGGGFIELGHALPARLDPADERSIEEAVARFLDAMGLTDGAAHTELRLSPTGPQIIESHNRMGGDRIFDLLDSAYGIDLEEWIVAWQFGLVPALTERPVPRHAAATRFLSAEPGTVVEIQGADEARALADVIDVETTVRPGDSVGELRGNWDRVGQVLVTGSDTEAAVATAERLTEKVTVVTTTPSVSHGKTAS, encoded by the coding sequence ATGACCGAACACAACCTTCTCGTCGTCGGCGGACGGATACAGACGCTGCGCAAGGCGGCTGCCCTCGGAATCCGCTTCGTGCTGATCCAGCACAAGGACCAGTTCGTGCCCGAGGCCGCCCGGCTCGCCGAGGCCGTCCTCATCGCCGACTACACCGACTGGGACGTCACCCGTCCGCTGGTGGAGGCCGCGCAGCAGGCGTACGGCTTCACCCGGGTGGCCTCGATCACCGAGCCGGGCCTGGTCCCGGCCGGTCGGATCAGCGACCACCTGGGGCTCGGCAACACCTCCGAGGAAGTCGCCGAGCTGCTGCGCGACAAGCACGCGATGCGCCGCCACCTGGCCGCGTCCCCCTCCGCTGAGGTGCGGGCCCTGTCGGTGGCGGCCGCCGAGGTCGACGGCGCCGAGGCACTGACCGCGTTCGGCGCCGAGCACGGCTACCCGTTCGTGCTCAAGCCGACCGACGCCACCGCGAGCCTGGGCGTCGTACGGATCGACGGGCCGGAGCAGGCCGCCGAGGCCTGGGCCGGGGTGGAGGCCCTGCGGGCCCGCACCGACCTCCAGTGGGGTTCGTTCTTCACCATCGGCCGGTTCATCGCCGAGCAGTACATCTCCGGCCCCGAATACAGCGTCGAGAGCTTCTCGTTCGCCGGGCGGCACATCGTCCTGGCGGTGACCGAGAAGCTCACCGGCGGCGGGTTCATCGAGCTCGGGCACGCCCTGCCGGCCCGCCTCGACCCGGCGGACGAGCGGAGCATCGAGGAGGCCGTCGCCCGCTTCCTGGATGCGATGGGCCTGACCGACGGAGCCGCGCACACCGAGCTGCGGCTGTCCCCGACGGGCCCGCAGATCATCGAGAGCCACAACCGGATGGGCGGCGACCGGATCTTCGACCTGCTGGACTCCGCCTACGGCATCGACCTCGAAGAGTGGATCGTGGCCTGGCAGTTCGGGCTGGTCCCGGCGCTCACCGAGCGCCCCGTCCCCCGCCACGCGGCGGCGACCCGCTTCCTGTCCGCCGAGCCGGGCACGGTCGTGGAGATCCAGGGCGCGGACGAGGCCCGGGCGCTCGCCGACGTCATCGACGTGGAGACCACCGTGCGGCCCGGCGACAGCGTCGGGGAGCTGCGCGGCAACTGGGACCGGGTCGGTCAGGTCCTGGTCACCGGCTCGGACACCGAGGCCGCCGTCGCGACCGCGGAGCGGCTCACCGAGAAGGTCACCGTCGTCACCACCACCCCCTCCGTCTCCCATGGAAAGACCGCGTCATGA